One window from the genome of Spirosoma rhododendri encodes:
- a CDS encoding hydrogen peroxide-inducible genes activator, with protein MTLSQLDYIVAVDTYRHFATAADNCHVTQPTLSMQIQKLEDELGIKVFDRSKQPVVPTEVGETVLAQAREVLRAARRIPEIVSESKNDFQGDLKIGVIPTLAPYLLPYFIGEFIGKYPTVSVQIQELVTDQIVERLRKGLLDVGLVVTPLDDNGITEIPLFREPFVVYAADSHPLAAQTRIDSANLPTDGLWLLTGGHCLRNQVLSVCGADRPANATNALRYETGSLETLIKLIDRQDGFTLLPFLATIDMDDTRRARVRPFESPAPVREVSLVIHRSFLKRRLIDALRAEIIRHLPADLTTDTPSGTVVTLG; from the coding sequence ATGACGCTTTCACAGCTTGATTACATCGTAGCTGTCGACACCTATAGGCACTTTGCCACGGCCGCCGACAATTGTCACGTGACGCAGCCGACGCTTAGTATGCAGATTCAGAAACTCGAAGACGAACTGGGTATCAAAGTGTTCGACCGGTCGAAGCAGCCCGTCGTGCCGACCGAAGTTGGCGAAACGGTGCTGGCGCAGGCGCGTGAAGTGCTGCGGGCGGCCCGGCGCATTCCGGAAATTGTGAGTGAGTCGAAAAACGATTTTCAGGGCGATCTGAAGATTGGGGTCATCCCCACGCTGGCGCCGTACCTGCTGCCGTATTTCATCGGAGAATTTATCGGGAAATACCCAACGGTGTCGGTGCAGATTCAGGAACTGGTTACCGATCAGATCGTTGAACGGCTGCGGAAGGGACTGCTCGACGTAGGGCTGGTCGTTACGCCACTGGACGACAATGGTATCACCGAAATTCCGCTGTTTCGTGAACCCTTCGTCGTCTATGCTGCCGATTCGCACCCGCTCGCTGCGCAAACCCGCATCGACAGCGCCAACCTCCCCACCGACGGGCTGTGGTTGCTGACGGGCGGGCACTGCCTGCGCAATCAGGTGCTCAGCGTATGCGGAGCTGATCGCCCTGCCAACGCCACCAACGCCCTGCGCTACGAAACCGGGTCGCTCGAAACGCTCATCAAACTGATCGACCGGCAGGACGGGTTTACGCTGCTGCCGTTTCTGGCTACGATCGATATGGACGATACCCGGCGGGCGCGCGTTCGTCCATTCGAATCGCCCGCGCCGGTTCGGGAGGTCAGTCTGGTTATTCACCGCAGCTTCCTCAAACGTCGGCTTATCGATGCGCTGCGTGCCGAAATTATCCGCCATCTCCCCGCCGACCTCACCACCGACACCCCCAGCGGCACGGTCGTAACGTTGGGGTAG
- the hemH gene encoding ferrochelatase: METYASNAPTQTTSQVGKTGVLIVNLGTPDSPSVPDVRKYLREFLLDGRVLDIAATTRYFLVNGIIAPFRAPKSAKVYRELWTETGSPLKYYGEVVERELQKALGNEYVVTLAMRYQSPSIDAGLARFQRLGLNSIIVIPFFPQYASASTGSVYEKVMDIVKSWQVIPEIKFINRFLEHPKFIQGFVQNGRKYMDTRNYDHYLFTYHGLPERQILKGDVTGKVCKLGDCCGKLHAMNQHCYRAQCFETTRRLVKELGLPEGSYTTSFQSRLGRTPWIKPYTDEVIKELTAKGVKSVLAFSPSFVADCLETTIEIGDEYRELFEEKGGEHWQLVESLNDSPIWIETLVDLVKTA; the protein is encoded by the coding sequence ATGGAAACTTACGCAAGCAACGCCCCCACCCAGACTACCTCCCAAGTGGGTAAGACGGGGGTTCTTATCGTTAATCTGGGCACGCCCGACAGTCCGTCGGTACCCGATGTCCGCAAGTACCTGCGCGAATTCCTGCTCGATGGGCGTGTACTGGACATTGCGGCTACGACCCGTTATTTTCTCGTCAACGGCATTATTGCTCCGTTTCGGGCACCCAAATCCGCCAAAGTATACCGTGAGTTGTGGACCGAAACTGGTTCGCCCCTCAAATACTACGGTGAAGTTGTGGAGCGCGAATTACAGAAAGCCCTCGGCAACGAGTACGTCGTAACGCTGGCGATGCGCTACCAAAGCCCCAGTATCGACGCGGGTCTGGCCCGGTTTCAGCGCCTGGGTCTCAACAGTATCATCGTTATCCCGTTCTTTCCGCAGTACGCGTCGGCCAGTACCGGCTCGGTCTACGAGAAAGTGATGGATATCGTCAAGTCCTGGCAGGTCATCCCTGAGATCAAGTTTATCAACCGGTTTCTGGAGCACCCCAAGTTCATTCAGGGGTTTGTGCAGAACGGCCGGAAGTACATGGATACCCGCAATTACGACCATTACCTGTTTACCTACCACGGCCTGCCCGAACGGCAGATTCTGAAAGGCGACGTAACGGGTAAAGTCTGCAAGCTGGGCGACTGCTGCGGCAAGCTGCACGCCATGAATCAGCACTGCTACCGGGCGCAATGCTTCGAGACCACCCGGCGGCTGGTGAAGGAACTGGGCCTTCCCGAAGGTAGCTATACAACCTCGTTTCAGTCGCGACTTGGCCGTACACCCTGGATCAAGCCGTACACCGATGAGGTTATCAAAGAGCTGACGGCGAAAGGCGTCAAAAGCGTACTGGCTTTCTCGCCCTCGTTCGTCGCCGACTGCCTGGAAACAACCATCGAGATTGGCGACGAGTATCGGGAACTGTTCGAAGAAAAGGGGGGTGAACACTGGCAACTGGTCGAAAGCCTCAACGACAGCCCGATCTGGATCGAGACACTGGTCGATCTGGTCAAGACGGCCTGA
- a CDS encoding glycoside hydrolase family 127 protein, translating to MKLPSKLPLLVATITLSLFHSFALCQTYLPEQNDTRVKVKTAVPVRAYSFAPGDVKLLDSPFKTAQEADTRFLLGLKPDRLLAQFRTHAGLKPKGEIYGGWESSGLAGHSLGHYLSAMALHYAATNDPEFKKRVDYVVDELAECQRARKTGYVGAIPKEDTVFTEVSNGVIRSRGFDLNGAWSPWYTVHKVMAGLLDAYLYAGNTKALTVETGMADWTGDILKNLSDEKIQQMLLCEYGGMNDVLVNTYALTGTKKYLDLSYKFHDRRVLDSLAHQRDILPGRHSNTQIPKLIGTIRRYELTGSQPDFAMSDFFWNTVVNHHTYAPGGNSNYEYLSTPDQLNDKLTDNTMETCNTHNMLKLTRHLFALHPTASYMDFYERALYNHILASQNHQDGMVCYFVPLRMGTRKHFSNEEEDFTCCVGTGMENHVKYGESIYFKGADGSLFVNLFIPSELNWKDKGLHLTMNANLPSSANVSMTVRADKAVALPIRIRKPAWLGGDMVVRVNGKAVSQTMQDGYVVVSRKWKTGDKIELTLPANLRYLAMPDNPARQAFFYGPVLLAGDLGATEPDPTQGVPVFVTSTADPNTWLKATNKPLEFRTSSTGGQSAVTLRPFYELQKNFYTVYWDVFTPDGWQKQQVVYEQKRREAADLERRTVDLLRLGEMQPERDHNLIGDKLETGEDHTRKFRVANAGNAMTFTMKTDPDKQNILIGTYWGMDNRGRLFDVAVDGNVIASEDLNKYKESRFYDIPYKLPIELTKGKTSVTIKLQAKPNNAAGPVYGVRMVRE from the coding sequence ATGAAATTGCCCTCAAAACTCCCGTTGCTCGTTGCAACCATCACTCTTTCACTCTTTCATTCTTTCGCTCTTTGTCAAACCTACCTCCCTGAGCAGAACGATACCCGCGTGAAGGTGAAGACCGCCGTGCCGGTGCGGGCGTATTCGTTCGCGCCGGGCGACGTTAAACTGCTCGACAGCCCATTCAAAACGGCGCAGGAAGCTGACACGCGCTTTCTGCTTGGCCTTAAGCCCGACCGGCTGCTGGCGCAGTTTCGGACGCATGCGGGGCTGAAACCGAAGGGCGAAATATACGGCGGATGGGAGTCATCGGGGCTGGCCGGGCATTCGCTGGGGCACTACCTGTCGGCGATGGCGCTGCACTACGCGGCTACCAACGACCCTGAGTTTAAAAAACGGGTCGACTACGTGGTAGATGAACTGGCCGAGTGTCAGCGGGCGCGGAAAACGGGTTATGTCGGGGCTATTCCGAAGGAAGACACCGTGTTTACAGAAGTGTCGAACGGCGTTATCCGGTCGCGGGGCTTCGACCTGAACGGTGCATGGTCGCCCTGGTACACGGTCCACAAAGTCATGGCTGGCCTGCTCGATGCGTATCTGTATGCCGGAAATACGAAAGCCCTGACGGTTGAAACGGGCATGGCCGACTGGACCGGCGACATCCTGAAAAACCTGTCCGACGAGAAGATTCAGCAGATGCTGCTCTGCGAATACGGCGGTATGAACGACGTGCTGGTGAACACCTACGCCCTGACCGGTACCAAAAAATACCTCGATCTGTCGTATAAATTTCACGACCGGCGCGTACTCGATTCACTGGCCCACCAACGCGACATTCTGCCCGGTCGGCATTCGAACACGCAGATTCCCAAGCTGATTGGTACGATCCGGCGGTACGAACTTACCGGTAGTCAGCCCGATTTTGCGATGTCGGATTTCTTCTGGAACACGGTCGTCAACCACCATACCTACGCGCCCGGCGGCAACAGCAACTACGAGTACCTGAGCACGCCCGATCAGCTCAACGACAAGCTGACCGACAATACGATGGAGACCTGCAACACGCACAACATGCTGAAACTGACCCGGCATCTGTTCGCGCTGCACCCCACTGCTTCGTACATGGATTTCTACGAACGGGCGTTGTACAACCACATTCTGGCGTCGCAGAACCATCAGGATGGTATGGTTTGCTACTTCGTGCCGCTTAGGATGGGTACGCGGAAACACTTCAGCAACGAAGAGGAAGATTTCACCTGCTGTGTCGGGACGGGCATGGAAAACCACGTCAAATACGGCGAAAGCATCTATTTCAAAGGTGCTGATGGTAGCCTGTTCGTCAACCTGTTTATCCCGTCGGAACTGAACTGGAAAGACAAAGGGCTGCACCTGACGATGAACGCCAACCTGCCCAGCAGTGCTAACGTTTCCATGACTGTGCGGGCCGACAAAGCCGTTGCGCTGCCGATTCGCATCCGCAAACCGGCTTGGCTCGGTGGCGACATGGTCGTGCGGGTGAATGGGAAAGCCGTGTCGCAGACTATGCAGGACGGCTACGTGGTCGTGTCCCGGAAATGGAAAACCGGCGATAAAATCGAACTAACGTTACCCGCTAACCTGCGTTATTTGGCCATGCCCGACAATCCGGCCCGGCAGGCGTTTTTCTACGGTCCCGTATTGCTGGCTGGCGATCTGGGCGCTACTGAACCCGACCCTACGCAGGGCGTTCCCGTCTTCGTAACCAGCACGGCCGACCCCAACACCTGGCTCAAAGCGACCAACAAACCGCTGGAGTTTCGCACGAGCAGCACCGGTGGGCAATCGGCGGTGACGCTCCGCCCGTTCTACGAACTGCAAAAGAATTTCTACACCGTTTACTGGGACGTATTCACCCCCGACGGCTGGCAGAAGCAGCAGGTCGTGTACGAGCAGAAACGTCGCGAAGCCGCCGACCTCGAGCGCCGGACCGTCGACCTGCTGCGACTGGGCGAGATGCAACCCGAACGCGATCACAACCTAATCGGTGACAAGCTGGAAACCGGCGAAGACCACACCCGCAAATTCCGCGTCGCCAACGCAGGGAATGCGATGACTTTCACGATGAAAACCGACCCCGACAAGCAGAATATCCTGATCGGTACCTACTGGGGCATGGACAACCGGGGCCGCCTGTTCGATGTAGCCGTGGATGGTAACGTGATTGCCAGCGAAGACCTCAACAAGTACAAGGAAAGCCGCTTCTACGACATCCCGTACAAGCTTCCCATCGAACTCACGAAAGGCAAAACGTCGGTAACGATCAAGCTACAGGCCAAACCCAACAACGCGGCCGGACCCGTCTACGGCGTTCGAATGGTACGGGAGTAG
- a CDS encoding DMT family transporter, with the protein MSQLIPGILFAALWASAAVATKLGVQSVHPLILANVRFFIAGTGMLLFAYGVQRTRDAWPRGAEWRQLLIFALLNTTIYLGSFVLALKQVSAGIGSLSTATNPLFITLLSALWLRRRPHRNEILGLLLGLAGVGVATYPLLLNSYATIEGILILLFGVVAVSAATVYYASVDWRLPNLVINGWQVLLGGLMLLPVTLLSADFATAHYDLRFWGAVWWLILPVSVGALQLWFFLIRQDPVRASLFLYLCPIFGFIYSYVLLEEPITSYTIAGTVLVIIGLWLGRKQ; encoded by the coding sequence GTGAGTCAACTTATACCCGGTATTCTGTTTGCCGCCCTGTGGGCGTCGGCGGCCGTAGCGACCAAGCTGGGTGTGCAGTCGGTACATCCGCTGATTTTGGCCAATGTGCGGTTTTTTATCGCCGGTACGGGCATGTTGCTGTTTGCCTATGGCGTGCAGCGGACGCGTGACGCCTGGCCGCGCGGGGCTGAGTGGCGGCAACTGCTCATTTTTGCGCTGCTGAATACCACAATATACCTCGGCTCATTTGTGCTGGCGCTGAAGCAGGTTTCGGCGGGTATTGGTAGCCTGAGTACGGCGACGAACCCGCTGTTTATCACGCTGCTGTCGGCCCTGTGGCTGCGTCGACGGCCGCATCGAAACGAAATACTGGGCCTGTTGCTGGGCCTGGCGGGTGTCGGTGTTGCGACGTACCCGTTGCTCCTGAACAGCTACGCAACCATCGAGGGTATTCTGATCCTGTTGTTTGGCGTGGTAGCGGTGTCGGCGGCAACGGTCTACTACGCGAGTGTCGACTGGCGGTTGCCGAACCTGGTTATCAATGGCTGGCAGGTGCTGCTGGGCGGACTGATGCTTTTACCTGTCACGCTGCTCTCGGCTGATTTTGCCACGGCCCACTACGACTTGCGTTTCTGGGGTGCAGTCTGGTGGCTGATTCTGCCGGTGTCGGTTGGGGCGTTACAACTCTGGTTTTTTCTGATTCGGCAGGACCCTGTCCGGGCGTCGCTGTTCCTGTATCTGTGCCCCATTTTTGGCTTCATCTACTCATACGTGCTTCTGGAGGAGCCCATCACAAGCTACACCATCGCCGGTACGGTGCTGGTCATCATCGGGCTTTGGCTGGGCCGTAAACAGTAA
- the nadE gene encoding NAD(+) synthase — translation MQLLKVAAGVLNQIPLAWDHNKQNIIDAIAEAQRQNVSLLCLPELCITGYGCEDAFYSQNTIDQSIASLLDIVGYTADIAVAVGLPLRHNNRTYDVACLIANKRILGFAVKQYLANNGIHYETRWFQPWAPYVRDEVKIGEFTYPFGDVVFDLSGVRVGFEICEDAWIANRPGRILYERGVDLILNPSASHFAFMKSQTRERFVVDASRSFGVSYIYANMLGNEAGRVIYDGDAMVASNGELLVSGARLSYEDFVIVPAVVDVDLTRLSQVQNRGNIALAYPNLRVSERFDWPEVAPVIQKAELEAWERGGYLKEEEFARAVALGLFDYLRKSRSQGYVLSLSGGADSSAIAATVYLMIRMAVENIGIDGVKKKLSYIKAIQNCDTPEAMLGKLLTVMYQGTKNSSDDTYQSAKELADDIGATFLNIDIEGLVDTYRGLIEGQIGRELTWEIDDLTLQNIQARVRAPSIWMLANINNALLLTTSNRSEAAVGYATMDGDTSGSISPITGIDKHFLRGWLRWLETVGLNVKNAPEPTDRTSLATEDDVRPSELIKVKGLHRVNNLQPTAELRPADRKQTDEQDLMPFDVLNSIEDAGIRDKQAPVDVLKQIEVRYAGRYDREQLLSWVERFFRLWSRNQWKRERYAPSFHLDDHNLDPRSWCRFPILSGGFEKELAEMRDWANEQKPNGRKGNPARGKIGF, via the coding sequence ATGCAACTTCTCAAAGTAGCCGCTGGTGTGCTGAATCAGATTCCGCTGGCCTGGGACCATAACAAACAGAACATCATCGACGCCATTGCCGAAGCGCAGCGGCAGAACGTCAGCCTGCTGTGTCTGCCCGAACTGTGTATCACGGGCTATGGCTGCGAGGATGCGTTTTACTCGCAGAACACCATCGATCAGTCGATTGCGTCGCTGCTGGACATCGTCGGGTACACGGCTGATATTGCGGTGGCGGTGGGATTACCCCTGCGTCACAACAACCGCACTTACGACGTGGCCTGCCTGATCGCCAACAAGCGGATTCTAGGCTTCGCGGTTAAGCAATATCTGGCCAACAATGGTATTCACTACGAAACCCGCTGGTTCCAGCCGTGGGCACCCTACGTGCGCGACGAGGTCAAAATTGGCGAATTCACCTATCCCTTTGGCGATGTCGTGTTCGATCTGTCGGGCGTACGCGTCGGCTTTGAAATTTGCGAGGATGCGTGGATTGCCAACCGCCCCGGCCGGATTCTCTACGAACGGGGTGTCGACCTGATTCTGAACCCGTCGGCCAGCCACTTTGCCTTTATGAAATCGCAGACGCGCGAACGGTTTGTGGTCGACGCGTCGCGGTCGTTCGGGGTTAGCTATATCTACGCCAATATGCTGGGCAACGAAGCCGGACGGGTAATCTACGACGGCGATGCGATGGTGGCGTCCAACGGCGAACTGCTGGTGTCGGGCGCGCGGCTGAGCTATGAAGATTTTGTGATCGTTCCGGCCGTAGTCGACGTCGACCTGACGCGGCTCAGTCAGGTGCAGAACCGGGGCAACATCGCACTGGCGTATCCGAACCTGCGTGTATCCGAACGCTTCGACTGGCCCGAGGTCGCGCCTGTGATTCAGAAGGCCGAACTCGAAGCGTGGGAGCGGGGCGGCTACCTGAAAGAAGAAGAATTTGCCCGCGCCGTGGCGCTTGGCCTGTTCGATTACCTGCGCAAAAGCCGTTCGCAGGGCTACGTGCTGTCGCTAAGTGGTGGGGCTGACTCGTCGGCGATTGCGGCCACCGTCTACCTGATGATCCGCATGGCGGTGGAGAACATCGGTATCGACGGGGTGAAGAAAAAGCTGAGTTACATCAAAGCTATTCAGAACTGCGACACGCCCGAAGCCATGCTCGGCAAACTGCTGACGGTGATGTATCAGGGCACGAAAAACTCGTCGGACGATACGTACCAGTCGGCGAAGGAACTGGCCGACGATATTGGGGCAACTTTTTTGAATATCGACATTGAGGGGCTGGTCGACACATACCGGGGCCTGATCGAAGGGCAGATTGGCCGCGAATTGACGTGGGAAATCGATGACCTGACCCTGCAAAACATTCAGGCGCGGGTGCGTGCCCCGAGTATCTGGATGCTGGCCAACATTAATAACGCCCTGCTGCTGACGACCTCGAACCGCTCCGAAGCCGCCGTGGGTTACGCGACGATGGACGGCGATACGTCGGGTAGTATTTCGCCCATCACCGGCATCGACAAGCATTTCCTGCGCGGCTGGCTGCGCTGGCTCGAAACGGTTGGCCTGAACGTGAAAAACGCGCCCGAACCCACCGACCGCACCAGTCTGGCTACCGAAGACGACGTTCGACCGAGCGAACTGATAAAAGTGAAGGGCCTGCACCGGGTCAACAACCTGCAACCCACCGCTGAACTGCGCCCCGCCGACCGTAAGCAGACCGACGAGCAGGACCTGATGCCGTTCGACGTGCTGAACTCCATCGAAGACGCCGGTATCCGCGACAAGCAGGCCCCCGTCGACGTGCTGAAGCAGATCGAGGTGCGCTATGCTGGGCGCTACGACCGCGAGCAACTGCTGAGCTGGGTCGAGCGGTTTTTCCGGTTGTGGAGCCGCAACCAATGGAAGCGCGAACGCTACGCCCCCAGCTTCCACCTCGACGACCACAACCTCGACCCCCGTTCGTGGTGCCGTTTCCCGATCCTGTCGGGCGGCTTCGAAAAGGAACTCGCCGAGATGCGTGATTGGGCCAACGAACAGAAGCCCAATGGCCGAAAAGGTAATCCAGCCCGGGGCAAGATCGGGTTTTGA
- a CDS encoding NAD(P)/FAD-dependent oxidoreductase: MSSCIIIGAGMAGLTAAQQLAGRGWRVTVLDKGRGVGGRLATRRLTNGRADHGAQVIRAESAEFRAWLTSADTEAALAEWPVDPAGTGWIGRDGMNRVAKQLADGLTIETEQTVTSVHMEPDGWRVETKTGQSFQADALLCIIPAPQALTLFGDASNLLRSTDRDALQQIQYEPCLSVLVTLNQSGSIPAPGGLWLDRPDIAWLADNQQKGISPDQPTATILASTAFSQTHLDGDLNAAGQQLLAQLTDYLPAEAVADVQVHRWRYSQVTQAYPEPFHRAATTVPLLFGGDGFGGAAPFDPHLNVERAFLSGRRMADALLA; this comes from the coding sequence ATGTCGTCGTGTATAATTATTGGTGCCGGTATGGCCGGACTGACTGCTGCTCAACAACTGGCCGGACGGGGCTGGCGCGTAACCGTGCTCGATAAAGGCCGGGGCGTGGGCGGGCGGCTGGCAACCCGGCGACTGACAAACGGACGTGCCGACCACGGCGCGCAGGTGATCCGGGCGGAGTCGGCGGAGTTTCGTGCCTGGCTGACATCCGCCGACACTGAGGCCGCACTGGCGGAATGGCCGGTCGACCCCGCCGGAACCGGCTGGATTGGGCGCGACGGCATGAACCGGGTCGCCAAACAGCTTGCCGACGGGCTGACCATTGAGACCGAACAAACCGTAACGTCGGTGCATATGGAACCGGATGGCTGGCGCGTCGAAACGAAAACCGGACAATCGTTTCAGGCCGACGCACTCCTTTGTATCATTCCCGCTCCGCAGGCGCTGACCCTGTTTGGCGATGCATCGAACCTGCTTAGGTCAACAGATCGGGATGCGCTTCAACAGATTCAGTACGAGCCCTGTTTGTCGGTTCTGGTGACGCTGAATCAGTCGGGTAGCATCCCGGCACCGGGCGGGCTGTGGCTCGACCGACCCGACATTGCCTGGCTCGCCGACAATCAGCAGAAGGGTATATCGCCCGATCAGCCCACGGCCACGATACTGGCGAGTACTGCCTTCAGCCAAACACACCTGGACGGTGATCTGAATGCGGCCGGGCAGCAACTACTCGCACAACTCACCGACTACCTGCCTGCGGAGGCCGTTGCGGATGTACAGGTACACCGCTGGCGATACAGTCAGGTGACGCAGGCATACCCGGAGCCGTTTCACCGGGCTGCAACGACAGTGCCCCTGCTGTTTGGGGGCGACGGGTTTGGCGGAGCCGCACCGTTCGACCCGCACCTGAACGTCGAGCGGGCGTTTTTGTCGGGTCGTCGCATGGCCGACGCGCTGCTTGCGTAG
- a CDS encoding OmpA family protein yields MLIAPKGEPTQLKSIRFAQSKPELLPESQAELDQLLAFMNGNPKAEIELAGHTDNQGNFEENVQLSRLRVEAVKEYLVRNGIAASRVTAKGYGPSRPIASNNHEETRRLNRRVEFTVTKE; encoded by the coding sequence TTGCTCATCGCCCCGAAAGGTGAGCCGACGCAGCTCAAATCGATCCGGTTTGCGCAGAGCAAGCCAGAGTTGCTACCGGAGTCGCAGGCCGAGCTAGATCAATTGCTGGCTTTCATGAATGGTAACCCCAAAGCCGAAATCGAACTAGCCGGGCACACCGACAACCAGGGCAATTTTGAAGAGAACGTGCAACTATCGCGGCTGCGCGTAGAAGCGGTGAAGGAGTATCTGGTGCGTAACGGCATCGCGGCCAGTCGGGTTACGGCGAAAGGCTACGGCCCCTCCCGCCCCATCGCCAGCAACAACCACGAAGAAACACGGCGCCTAAATCGCCGGGTCGAATTCACGGTGACGAAGGAGTAG
- a CDS encoding NAD(P)/FAD-dependent oxidoreductase, with the protein MAGLACAVRLKAAGIDALLLDGSDGVGGRVRTDLVDGFRLDRGFQILLTAYPEAQRLLRYDDLDLARFRSGALIRNPQADAGKSWLSLFNPFQEPLSVFQTLASPIGTLADKLRIVELLRQTQSLPIDELFQQTPTTTLQRLHELGFSDRIIDLFFRPFFGGVFLEDALTTSSTFFDFCFRMFFSGDAAVPALGIGELANQLARRLSPEQIQLNSPVAQLDGTRVMLADGRTIQAETVVLAVDPASAARLLNRPAPDSSAFNHTTCTYFATPDSWQLPADLPKKMLMLNPRRSSAVHNMTVVSDIAPSYAPAGQRLISVSTQGLETVNEDSLTDRIRRELTDWFGEGVQQWRHLRTYHIPQALPAYSPASPSAGLTHRPLKLADKLYQCGDQSAYPSLNAALQTGRLVAEQILRAD; encoded by the coding sequence ATGGCCGGCTTAGCCTGCGCGGTTCGGTTGAAAGCCGCCGGTATCGACGCGCTCCTGCTCGATGGTAGTGATGGCGTGGGGGGGCGCGTCCGCACGGATCTGGTCGACGGCTTTCGGCTCGACCGGGGATTTCAGATTCTGCTCACGGCCTATCCGGAAGCGCAGCGGCTGCTTCGCTACGACGACCTTGACCTGGCCCGGTTCAGGTCGGGGGCGCTCATCCGCAATCCACAGGCCGATGCAGGCAAGTCGTGGCTGTCGCTGTTTAACCCGTTTCAGGAGCCGCTGTCGGTGTTTCAGACCCTAGCGTCGCCCATTGGTACGTTGGCCGACAAGCTGCGGATCGTAGAACTGCTGCGCCAGACGCAAAGCCTGCCCATCGACGAACTGTTTCAGCAAACACCCACGACGACGTTGCAGCGACTGCACGAACTGGGCTTTTCCGACCGAATCATCGACCTTTTCTTCCGGCCTTTTTTCGGGGGCGTATTCCTGGAAGATGCCCTGACGACCTCATCCACGTTTTTCGATTTCTGCTTCCGTATGTTTTTTTCGGGCGATGCGGCCGTTCCCGCTCTCGGCATCGGCGAACTGGCCAATCAGTTAGCCCGTCGGCTATCGCCCGAACAAATCCAGCTCAACAGCCCCGTCGCGCAACTCGATGGCACGCGGGTGATGCTGGCCGACGGCCGGACGATTCAGGCCGAAACGGTTGTGCTGGCGGTCGACCCGGCGTCGGCGGCCCGGCTTCTGAACCGCCCCGCCCCCGATAGCAGCGCGTTCAACCACACGACCTGTACGTATTTTGCCACGCCCGATAGCTGGCAGCTTCCCGCGGATCTGCCTAAAAAGATGCTGATGCTCAACCCCCGACGCTCATCGGCAGTGCACAATATGACGGTCGTCAGCGACATTGCGCCGAGCTACGCCCCTGCCGGTCAGCGGTTGATTTCGGTTAGTACGCAGGGGCTGGAAACGGTTAACGAAGATTCCCTAACCGACCGCATCCGGCGTGAACTGACCGACTGGTTTGGCGAGGGAGTACAGCAGTGGCGGCACCTGCGCACCTACCACATTCCGCAGGCACTACCCGCCTACAGCCCGGCGTCGCCCAGCGCTGGCCTGACGCACCGACCGCTTAAACTGGCTGATAAGTTATACCAATGTGGCGACCAATCGGCCTACCCGTCACTGAATGCCGCTCTGCAAACGGGTCGGCTGGTAGCCGAGCAGATCCTGCGCGCAGACTAA
- a CDS encoding PIN domain-containing protein, translating into MNQYVLDANILFSGLLSQKAVYRALFGRHTVYAPDFVLAELNNYRTVLLKKSAVKGTDLKAFTLALFANIVVVPDYIITADSYNQATQLVADIDPKDVAYVALSIELSATLLTRDKPLCEGLVAKGYEKVQLFSDFISQQTNGPT; encoded by the coding sequence ATGAACCAGTATGTTCTCGATGCCAACATTTTATTTAGTGGCTTACTGAGTCAGAAAGCGGTTTATCGGGCTTTATTCGGCAGACACACAGTTTACGCGCCTGATTTTGTGCTGGCCGAGCTGAACAATTACAGAACAGTTCTCCTCAAAAAATCAGCTGTCAAAGGTACCGATCTGAAAGCATTTACGCTGGCACTTTTTGCCAACATAGTCGTAGTGCCTGATTACATCATAACGGCCGACTCATACAATCAGGCAACGCAGTTGGTAGCTGATATAGACCCTAAAGACGTAGCCTACGTAGCACTGAGTATCGAACTGAGTGCTACTTTGCTGACGCGCGATAAGCCGTTGTGCGAGGGCTTAGTGGCGAAAGGGTATGAAAAGGTTCAGTTGTTCAGCGACTTTATTAGTCAGCAAACCAATGGCCCTACCTGA